Proteins encoded together in one Shewanella oneidensis MR-1 window:
- the murA gene encoding UDP-N-acetylglucosamine 1-carboxyvinyltransferase: MDKLAIQASPPLAGDVIISGAKNAALPILMAGVLAETDFVVSNVPNLRDVSTSCKLLRCLGADVDELGEGKIRISTKNLNEFCAPYDLVKTMRASILILGPLLARYGTADVSLPGGCAIGARPVNLHLHGLEMMGAKIEVKEGYIKARVDGRLKGAHIFMDMVSVGATENLLMAAALADGETVIENAAREPEVIDLANCLIAMGAKITGVGSATLRIQGVERLQGCEYRVMPDRIETGSFLVAAAVTRGRIRCLKADPASLESVIAKLEDAGAKITTGEDWIELDMEGKRPKAVNIKTAPYPGFPTDMQAQFCVLNVLAQGTATITETIFENRFMHVPELIRMGATMELEGNTCIIQGIESLSGAQVMATDLRASASLVIAGLVADGKTIVDRIYHLDRGYEHIEQKFQGLGAHVERVQ, translated from the coding sequence GTGGATAAATTAGCAATTCAGGCAAGCCCTCCGCTTGCTGGTGATGTGATTATTTCGGGTGCTAAAAACGCTGCTCTGCCCATTCTAATGGCAGGTGTGTTAGCCGAAACTGATTTTGTGGTCTCAAACGTTCCCAATTTGCGCGATGTCAGCACCAGTTGTAAATTGCTGCGCTGCCTTGGCGCCGATGTGGATGAGTTGGGCGAAGGTAAGATCCGTATTTCTACCAAGAATCTCAATGAATTCTGCGCACCTTACGATTTAGTTAAGACTATGCGTGCCTCGATTCTGATCCTTGGCCCTTTATTGGCGCGCTATGGCACTGCAGATGTGTCATTGCCTGGTGGCTGCGCCATTGGTGCCCGTCCAGTTAACCTTCACTTACATGGCCTTGAAATGATGGGCGCCAAGATTGAAGTGAAAGAAGGTTATATCAAAGCCCGTGTCGATGGTCGCTTAAAAGGCGCCCATATTTTTATGGATATGGTCAGTGTTGGTGCAACCGAAAACCTACTGATGGCCGCAGCCCTTGCCGATGGCGAAACCGTGATTGAAAACGCGGCCCGTGAGCCAGAAGTGATCGACTTGGCTAACTGTTTGATTGCCATGGGTGCAAAAATCACCGGTGTAGGCAGTGCTACTCTGCGTATTCAAGGGGTTGAGCGTTTACAGGGCTGTGAGTATCGCGTGATGCCAGATCGTATTGAAACTGGTTCATTCCTCGTTGCCGCCGCCGTGACCCGTGGTCGTATCCGTTGCTTAAAGGCAGACCCTGCTTCGTTAGAATCGGTAATCGCCAAACTTGAAGATGCGGGCGCCAAGATCACCACAGGTGAAGATTGGATTGAGCTGGATATGGAAGGCAAGCGTCCAAAAGCCGTGAATATCAAAACCGCGCCATACCCTGGTTTCCCAACCGATATGCAGGCACAGTTCTGCGTGCTCAACGTATTAGCGCAGGGCACGGCAACGATTACCGAAACCATCTTCGAAAACCGCTTTATGCACGTACCAGAACTCATCCGTATGGGCGCGACCATGGAGCTTGAAGGCAATACCTGCATTATTCAAGGCATTGAGTCTTTGAGTGGTGCGCAGGTAATGGCGACCGATTTACGTGCTTCGGCAAGTCTAGTGATCGCAGGCTTAGTCGCCGATGGTAAAACTATCGTCGACCGCATCTATCACTTAGACCGCGGCTACGAGCATATTGAGCAGAAATTCCAAGGATTGGGCGCGCATGTAGAACGTGTGCAATAA
- the mlaD gene encoding outer membrane lipid asymmetry maintenance protein MlaD — protein sequence MLTRKIELLVGVFLLTGLAAFLVLVFKVANIEVQTSDSSYTLSANFTNIGGLKVRSPVKVGGVVVGRVSKIDLDPVKLVAVVTIVMDKRYDKFPETSSLAILTSGLLGEQFLGLTPGFVDDDVSMLKDGDKIDDTRSALVLEDLIGQFLYSMGSKDK from the coding sequence ATGTTGACACGAAAAATTGAATTATTAGTGGGTGTGTTTCTTTTAACGGGTTTAGCGGCTTTTTTAGTATTGGTGTTTAAAGTCGCCAATATTGAAGTGCAAACCAGCGACAGCAGCTATACCCTCAGCGCCAACTTTACCAATATTGGTGGCCTTAAAGTACGCTCTCCCGTCAAAGTGGGCGGTGTGGTGGTAGGCCGAGTGAGCAAGATTGACTTAGACCCAGTAAAACTGGTGGCTGTAGTCACGATTGTGATGGATAAACGTTACGATAAATTCCCTGAAACCAGTAGCTTAGCTATTTTAACTTCAGGTTTGCTCGGTGAGCAGTTCCTCGGACTAACACCGGGCTTTGTCGATGATGATGTGAGTATGCTCAAGGATGGCGACAAGATTGACGATACTCGCTCAGCATTAGTGTTAGAAGATCTGATTGGTCAGTTCTTATATAGTATGGGTTCAAAGGATAAATAG
- the mlaE gene encoding lipid asymmetry maintenance ABC transporter permease subunit MlaE, translated as MKLLDNIADLGRSAIELVLGFGRAGLMLWGAIVRWPRVRKGFPLLVRQIYVVGVQSMVIIVVSGLFIGMVLALQGYNILVGFGTEESLGPMVALSLLRELGPVVTALLFAGRAGSALTAEIGLMKSTEQLSSLEMMAIDPLRQIIAPRFWAGVISMPLLALMFTAVGIYGGHLVGVEWKGIDSGAFWSILQASVEWRQDIVNCLIKSGVFAVVVTWIALYRGYQVIPNPEGISRATTSTVVQSSLAVLALDFLLTALMFGR; from the coding sequence GTGAAGTTATTAGACAATATTGCCGACCTTGGCCGCAGCGCTATCGAGTTAGTGCTCGGTTTTGGCCGTGCGGGCCTGATGCTGTGGGGCGCGATTGTTCGTTGGCCTCGGGTGCGTAAAGGCTTTCCATTATTAGTGCGCCAAATCTATGTGGTCGGCGTACAATCTATGGTTATTATTGTTGTTTCCGGCCTGTTTATTGGCATGGTGTTAGCCCTTCAGGGTTACAACATTTTGGTGGGGTTTGGGACGGAAGAAAGTTTAGGCCCCATGGTAGCCTTAAGTTTACTGCGTGAGCTCGGTCCGGTGGTCACGGCATTGTTATTTGCTGGCCGCGCAGGTTCTGCACTCACTGCTGAAATCGGTCTGATGAAGAGTACCGAGCAGTTATCAAGCTTAGAAATGATGGCGATTGACCCGCTCAGGCAAATCATTGCGCCACGATTTTGGGCTGGGGTGATCAGCATGCCTTTATTGGCGTTGATGTTTACTGCTGTTGGGATTTATGGCGGCCATTTAGTGGGAGTAGAGTGGAAGGGTATCGATAGCGGTGCTTTCTGGTCAATTTTGCAGGCCTCGGTAGAATGGCGCCAAGACATAGTTAACTGCTTGATTAAAAGTGGGGTCTTTGCCGTCGTGGTGACTTGGATTGCTCTCTACCGTGGTTATCAAGTGATCCCTAATCCAGAGGGGATCAGCCGTGCAACCACCTCAACCGTGGTGCAATCAAGCCTCGCCGTATTGGCATTGGACTTTTTACTGACAGCCCTGATGTTTGGCCGCTAA
- the mlaF gene encoding phospholipid ABC transporter ATP-binding protein MlaF, with the protein MTQEQTPLVEIRHLGFRRGQRVIYEDISLSIPRGKVTAIMGPSGIGKTTLLKLIGGQLTPDSGQVLFDGQDVHAASRNELFELRKRMSMLFQSGALFTDINVFDNVAFALREHSGLPEEIIRTIVLMKLEAVGLRGAAQLMPSELSGGMQRRAALARAIALEPEMVMYDEPFAGQDPISMGVLVKLIRELSDALNLTSVVVSHDVDEVLGIADYVYVVADKKVIAHGTPEELKHADNPQLKQFIEGAPDGPVPFHYPAKDYQQELLAKGVGK; encoded by the coding sequence ATGACTCAAGAACAAACGCCGTTGGTTGAGATCCGTCATTTGGGCTTTCGCCGTGGTCAGCGTGTCATATACGAAGATATTAGCCTGTCTATCCCTAGGGGCAAAGTTACCGCCATTATGGGACCCAGTGGCATAGGTAAAACCACCTTGCTGAAGCTTATCGGTGGACAATTAACACCCGACAGCGGACAAGTGTTGTTTGATGGACAGGATGTGCACGCCGCGAGTCGTAACGAATTATTCGAACTGCGTAAACGCATGAGCATGTTGTTTCAAAGTGGCGCCTTATTCACTGATATTAATGTTTTCGATAATGTTGCCTTTGCGCTGCGTGAACATTCAGGCCTGCCCGAAGAGATTATTCGCACTATCGTGCTGATGAAACTTGAGGCCGTTGGGCTGCGGGGGGCTGCGCAGTTGATGCCAAGCGAATTATCCGGAGGGATGCAGCGCCGTGCAGCTTTGGCTCGGGCGATAGCCCTTGAGCCTGAAATGGTCATGTACGATGAGCCTTTTGCTGGGCAAGATCCGATCTCCATGGGAGTGTTGGTTAAGCTTATCCGCGAACTGTCCGATGCCCTTAATTTAACCTCGGTTGTAGTGTCCCACGATGTGGATGAGGTGCTCGGGATTGCGGATTATGTATATGTGGTTGCTGATAAAAAAGTCATTGCCCATGGCACGCCGGAGGAGTTAAAGCATGCGGATAATCCGCAGCTAAAACAGTTCATCGAAGGTGCGCCTGACGGTCCTGTACCTTTCCATTATCCGGCAAAGGATTATCAGCAAGAATTGTTGGCAAAAGGAGTTGGCAAGTGA
- a CDS encoding BolA family protein: MECSLIEQILRDALALDEVHASSDGSHYKVIAVGECFDGMSRVKQQQTIYAPLMSYIASGELHALTIKTFTPTQWKREKIFNS, translated from the coding sequence ATGGAATGCAGCTTAATAGAACAGATTTTACGTGACGCGTTAGCACTCGATGAAGTGCACGCCAGTTCAGATGGTAGTCACTATAAAGTGATCGCCGTCGGCGAATGTTTTGACGGCATGAGTCGTGTTAAACAACAACAAACCATTTATGCACCGCTGATGAGCTATATCGCCAGCGGTGAGTTACATGCATTAACGATTAAAACTTTCACGCCGACTCAATGGAAACGCGAGAAAATTTTCAACAGCTAG
- the lptC gene encoding LPS export ABC transporter periplasmic protein LptC, translating to MSRVTLAIIAFFGTALVLYWQVQQKRGGDTDDSLNNSDRPDYIIEDLRSIEFNEQGQVNSRVTAKHMEHYELKNQTDFTQPVYLVYPDQGKAKWQIRADLGRLNKETGKVVLENNVIIDAINPGEPIQTLSTSFLELDLNTMIMTSDRIIYVTGKDFNIQGQGLYADLNAQEVQLTSQVVGTYEAK from the coding sequence ATGAGTCGTGTGACCCTCGCCATTATCGCCTTTTTTGGTACTGCGCTGGTGCTGTATTGGCAAGTGCAGCAAAAACGCGGTGGCGATACGGATGACAGCTTGAACAACTCTGACAGACCCGATTACATTATCGAAGATCTGCGCAGTATCGAGTTTAACGAGCAAGGGCAAGTCAATAGTCGGGTGACGGCAAAGCACATGGAACACTATGAGCTGAAAAATCAAACCGACTTTACTCAACCAGTCTATCTTGTCTATCCCGACCAAGGTAAAGCAAAATGGCAGATCCGAGCAGATCTTGGTCGGCTCAACAAAGAAACTGGCAAGGTTGTATTAGAAAATAATGTTATTATCGATGCCATCAACCCAGGTGAACCGATACAAACCTTGTCCACCAGTTTTTTAGAACTCGATCTCAACACTATGATAATGACCTCTGACCGCATCATTTACGTCACAGGGAAAGATTTTAATATTCAAGGGCAAGGCCTTTATGCCGACCTTAACGCGCAGGAAGTGCAATTGACCAGTCAGGTAGTAGGAACCTATGAAGCAAAATAA
- a CDS encoding MlaC/ttg2D family ABC transporter substrate-binding protein, with the protein MFKRLSRFLLPLVWIFTATTALADDTQINTMDPYSMVKSVANKTFDRFHKDKALIDADADHLKVIVREELMPYIDYKYASYKVLGQYLKESTEDQRNRFVDAFQGYLVTTYAQAFTEYTNQKVEFSPGSDFSNEKIVDVNVQIIEAGRPPIKLLFKARRLKDDSWKAFDLVAEGVSLLSSKQSEISNLIRQQGIEPVIKMLEERTKDKVTKQPKAGK; encoded by the coding sequence ATGTTTAAACGCTTATCGCGCTTTTTACTGCCGTTAGTATGGATATTTACAGCAACGACCGCATTGGCGGATGATACTCAGATTAACACTATGGACCCGTACTCCATGGTGAAGTCCGTTGCGAACAAAACCTTCGATCGTTTCCACAAAGACAAGGCGTTGATTGACGCGGATGCAGACCATCTCAAGGTGATTGTGCGTGAAGAACTCATGCCCTACATCGACTATAAATACGCTTCTTACAAAGTGTTAGGGCAGTATTTAAAAGAGTCGACTGAAGATCAACGCAATCGTTTCGTCGATGCCTTCCAAGGCTATTTAGTCACAACCTATGCTCAAGCCTTTACCGAATACACTAACCAAAAAGTGGAGTTTTCGCCTGGTAGTGATTTCAGCAATGAGAAAATTGTCGATGTAAACGTCCAGATTATCGAAGCGGGTCGTCCGCCGATTAAGCTGTTGTTTAAAGCTCGCCGCCTCAAGGATGACTCTTGGAAGGCGTTTGACTTAGTTGCTGAAGGCGTCAGTTTACTGTCTTCTAAGCAATCTGAAATCTCGAATCTTATCCGCCAACAGGGGATTGAACCGGTGATCAAGATGCTTGAAGAGCGCACTAAAGACAAAGTGACTAAACAGCCAAAAGCAGGGAAGTAA
- the kdsC gene encoding 3-deoxy-manno-octulosonate-8-phosphatase KdsC: MPQQGFYGPVSDDVWQRAQKIKLLICDVDGVFSDGRIYLSNSGEELKAFHTRDGYGVRSLLTSGFHLAVITGRQSRIVENRMTALGVTHIYQGVDNKFVPYEELLSIYNVTAEEVAYIGDDIVDLPVMNVVGLAVCVADGHPYVRQHAHFVTQLNGGHGALRELTDLLLLSQNKFTSAHGMSI, encoded by the coding sequence ATGCCACAGCAAGGATTTTACGGCCCCGTCAGCGACGATGTGTGGCAACGTGCCCAAAAAATTAAACTGCTGATCTGCGATGTGGATGGAGTATTCTCTGACGGCCGCATTTATTTGAGCAACTCGGGTGAAGAATTAAAAGCCTTCCACACCCGCGATGGTTATGGTGTACGTTCACTATTGACCAGCGGTTTTCATCTTGCCGTGATTACTGGCCGCCAATCAAGAATTGTTGAAAACCGCATGACTGCCCTTGGGGTCACCCATATTTATCAGGGCGTGGATAATAAATTTGTTCCCTATGAAGAACTGCTATCGATCTACAATGTCACCGCGGAAGAAGTCGCCTATATCGGTGACGATATTGTTGATCTGCCGGTGATGAATGTGGTCGGCCTAGCCGTCTGCGTCGCCGATGGTCATCCCTATGTACGCCAACATGCCCATTTTGTAACTCAGTTAAATGGCGGCCATGGCGCGCTCAGGGAGCTGACGGATCTGCTATTACTGAGTCAAAACAAATTCACCTCAGCCCATGGGATGAGCATATGA
- a CDS encoding KpsF/GutQ family sugar-phosphate isomerase, which yields MVDQSQLRQWGCKVIDIEKSALDNLYQYVDSAEFAQACELILNCSGKVIVMGMGKSGHIGNKISATLASTGTPAFFVHPGEASHGDLGVLSDNDIILAISNSGESSEILALMPVIQRKAIPVIAMTGKPESTMARLAKIHLCIEVPEEACPLGLAPTSSTTATLVMGDAMAIALLQAKGFTRDDFAMSHPGGALGRKLLLKVSNVMHCGDDLPLVKHDICITDALYEISKKGLGMTAIIDEQNKLVGIFTDGDLRRVIDAQVNLRTTPIADVMTRNCVTITENVLAAQALQVMDSRNINGLIVIDKENHPVGALNMLDMVKAGVI from the coding sequence ATGGTAGACCAATCACAATTGCGCCAATGGGGCTGTAAAGTCATCGATATTGAAAAATCGGCCCTCGACAACCTTTATCAGTACGTCGATTCCGCTGAATTCGCCCAAGCCTGTGAATTAATTCTCAACTGTAGCGGCAAAGTCATCGTGATGGGGATGGGGAAATCCGGCCATATTGGCAATAAAATCTCAGCCACCCTCGCCAGTACAGGCACTCCGGCCTTCTTTGTGCATCCAGGCGAAGCCAGCCATGGCGACTTAGGCGTACTCTCTGACAACGATATTATTCTCGCCATTTCGAACTCGGGCGAATCAAGTGAAATCCTCGCACTGATGCCCGTTATCCAGCGTAAAGCCATTCCGGTGATAGCCATGACGGGCAAACCTGAGTCCACTATGGCACGTTTGGCCAAAATTCATTTATGCATTGAAGTACCAGAAGAAGCCTGCCCGCTCGGGCTCGCCCCCACGTCAAGCACCACCGCAACCTTAGTGATGGGTGATGCGATGGCGATTGCACTGCTGCAAGCTAAAGGCTTCACCCGAGACGATTTCGCTATGTCTCACCCAGGCGGCGCCTTGGGTCGTAAACTACTGTTAAAAGTCAGTAATGTGATGCACTGCGGCGATGACTTACCGCTGGTCAAACACGATATCTGCATTACCGATGCCCTGTATGAAATCTCCAAAAAAGGCCTCGGCATGACCGCGATTATCGATGAGCAAAACAAACTCGTGGGTATTTTTACCGATGGCGACTTACGCCGCGTCATCGATGCCCAAGTCAACCTGCGCACCACACCGATCGCCGATGTGATGACGCGAAACTGTGTCACTATTACTGAAAACGTATTAGCAGCGCAGGCGCTGCAAGTGATGGACTCTAGAAATATCAACGGCCTAATAGTGATAGATAAAGAAAATCATCCTGTCGGCGCACTCAATATGCTCGATATGGTTAAAGCGGGAGTCATTTAA
- a CDS encoding STAS domain-containing protein — translation MVEFVQQGNICHLKGRLSQDQVIALWPQRQSLLSQDTQILSLSELEYSDSAGVAFLLALVRQHATPLQLCSASAQLKKLIDLYDLQSFFSEEAN, via the coding sequence GTGGTTGAATTTGTGCAACAGGGTAACATTTGCCATCTCAAAGGGCGTTTATCACAGGATCAAGTGATCGCGCTTTGGCCACAAAGGCAAAGCCTGTTAAGCCAAGATACCCAAATCTTGTCGCTATCAGAGCTTGAGTACAGCGATAGCGCTGGCGTGGCGTTTTTGCTGGCGTTAGTTCGTCAGCATGCTACGCCACTACAGTTGTGCTCAGCGTCAGCGCAGTTAAAAAAATTAATCGATTTATATGATTTACAGTCCTTCTTCAGTGAAGAAGCGAATTGA